CCGTGTTGCCAACGGTTTGAGGGGACATGGCGGCCAGGGCCGACAGGGTGGTGGAGTAGGTTGGGTTTGGGGAACCCGCCAGAAGATTGGATTGGGGCACAAACACGTTTCCGGACTGGGTACTGCCACTCAGCACGTGGGTGTGTTCAGGTAGTTCCGCAATGGAGAGGGTGTGGGCCTGTTCGCCACCTCGTTCGCCAAGGGTATGACCGCTGCCAACGTGGATTGGCACCCGTCCGCGCAGGTCTGGGAGGCCAAAATTGACCCGACCATCACCACCAAATGTGGTGCCGAGCAGGGAAAAGAGTGCCTGATTTTGGTTGATAGGCAGCAACTGGCCGTCACACAGTGCCCAGCCTTTGGGAGGAAACACAAAACTCATGATTCTGATTTCAGACAAAAATGGTTCTGCCATACATTTTTTGACCTTTGTGGATGAAATTGAATTCTGGATTGAGTGATAGGTACAGGGAACTGCACCCGGAGTGGTTGCGGAGTGTACCACTATTTCCCAACAAGAACAGCCTGGAAATGTTGGAAAAAAAGAAGAAAAAAACTTGAATGACTGGTGACGCAGGTCAAGGCGTACCACTGAAAACTCAAGATGCAGATGGACTTAACGCTCAGGCGTACCCAGTAATCCGGTTGTAAATCACGTTAAAATATTTGCCTGATGCGTCCTGGCCGCCAGGAACAATAAACATCGGCAGAATTCCCAGGGCATAATGCTTGAATTGATACGTGTTTTGTTTGAGAGAAACGGTGCCTGTTCCTTTGAACCGAAGGGTAAAGGTGGTAAAGGTCATCCTTCCCTCGGAAATTTCATTGACGTGATCTGACTGATCTGTGACTGCAACGAGGGTGAGATTGACCCGATTGATACCACGTCCGGTAACTTCGAACGTGGTGTTGAGATACTGACTGAAAATTTCAGGAGTCAGTTCCAGGTTGGGAGCAACTTCAAAGGAAAATCGTTCACTGGATTGGGCAAGAGCTGCCTGACTGGTTTCAAAACCAGTCAGATACACCCCAAGCGCAGCCCCAGCCGTAACTTGCAGAAACGAGCGACGGGAAAGAGTCATAATTCCACCTCAACTGTGCGAACTCAGTCTCCCAGGTGGTTCCCGATTATCGGGGCAATGAATAAAAATGTGTTTGAAAGCACGAACGGGAAACAAGCAGCGATTGGGAGAGAACAAGTGGCTGCAATCTACCAAAAGAAAGGTGATTCGTCCAGATTCTTTCCAGCGATTATCCGGCAGGGTGTTCAACCCCATAAGCGCCAAGATAAGGAAATTTGAGCGCATTTGGGACAAGGAGATAGGGGGACAAGGGGACAAGGGGACAAGGAGACAAGGGGACATCAAACCAGTTCGTGTGACCCGAACTCACCTCCGATCAGAAGCGGGGAATGAGATCATCCCTGTTTTGTCCCCTTGTTCCCTTGTCCTCTTGTCCTCTTGTCCTCTTGTCCAGATGGGGTTCAACCCACCACTTTTCTGGCCAGGGTTAACCAGAAATAAGTACCTTCTCAAAAGTTTTTTGAGAAATAGAGTTTGGTAAATATTTGATTTTTTTCGTGGTTATGTGTCTTTTGTGGTTCAGGCGTCTTTGGGGTGGATGCTTTTGATAACTCCGGAATTTAAACTAGGTGCTGTGCATAGTTATCTGCCAACCAGTATTGTGCGCTATAAATTTTCAGAAAAATGTTCAGAGCATCGTCTTCAGACGAGAGCGTTTTTCTTGCGTCCCACTCGTCACCTCTCACGCCTGAAGACGTTACTCTGAACCGAAATCAAAACTCTACCCACCGAATCAAAACTGGGACACCGTTTTCGCGGAGTTCGAATTCCAGCAGTCCTCCGGTGTTATCGCGGCTGATTTCAAAGCTGACCGTGGCTTTTTTGGACGTGCTTTTCCCGATGAGCGGAATCATTTTTGCCTGTTCGGTGACGGTGAGAAACGGCGCGGAGTCTTCAACCCGACGGACCAGCAGCTCAACATTCTGTCCGTTTGGCGAGGTGATGTTGTTGATATAGACATCCAGACTTTCTTTTCCAGCCCGGCGCAATTT
The DNA window shown above is from Acidobacteriota bacterium and carries:
- a CDS encoding phage tail protein yields the protein MAEPFLSEIRIMSFVFPPKGWALCDGQLLPINQNQALFSLLGTTFGGDGRVNFGLPDLRGRVPIHVGSGHTLGERGGEQAHTLSIAELPEHTHVLSGSTQSGNVFVPQSNLLAGSPNPTYSTTLSALAAMSPQTVGNTGGSQAHLNMQPFLTLSFCIALQGIFPSAT